The genomic region ACTACATCCAGCTCAGCCAGGTTGTAATTCATGGCCAGAAAGTCCGGGAGCGGGAGCCCCACTTGGAGCACATCTGAGAAATAGAGTAAGAGTCATATCAGTCTGACTGCTGTGCAGTTGATTAAAGAGTGGCAGCCTGGGGTAGGGATAGTGGGAAATAGTGCAGTGATTGATTCATGATGCCTGCCAGCTGTACAGGCAAAGAGCTAATAAGCCTGATTTGCCATGTATTTACATCCCAGGTCAAGATGTAGGGTTATGATACGGGGCCGCGTCAGAGCCCAAATTGTGGGAGAGACATTTGTCTTCAGACAGGTGACATTAAGACTATATTCACTTCAAAGATTCAGCAATTATCTTCTACCCCCTTTTAGCTTCCCCCATCTGGAGCCAGCGATAGGGCTTTGAGACCACCCAGGTGGCATCCCTTCTTGCTTAAAGTGCTTCTTGGCACTATGGTCCAAAGCCTTTTGGAGCCCTCACCATTGACAACTGGGATGTAGGCTTCTTCGAGATAGTCGGTGATGAAGCCAGTTAATTCCTTCTcctggagagaggaagaaagagaaaatatccaCATTCCATTCAGTCCAGTAGCATTCAACAGATCTTTTCGGTCCTCTCTGGCTAGGCCTGGGGACCACGGAAGTGAATATTAGACACCAAATGGTTTGTCCAGCTGGCATCAAAACTGGGCCTGGCCTTGGCTCTGTTTGGGTAGACCCATGCCCATCACCTCTGCTTAGTACCTATGACATGTGGGGCTTTGGCCCATGGTGCAGGAACAGGAAAACTCAGGATACAAGAGGTGGCTTTGTGGACCCCACTCCTGATCCTATAGAAACTCAGTAGCTTTGATGAGTCACTCACTTACCACCTCTCTATAGCTGAGTTTCCCCATCTTTGAAAGTGAACTGTAATCACACCTGCTCCCAGGTGAGGGTTTCCATGAGGATTAAAAGAGGTTGGATAAAGCATACGATTGCAAAGTAAGTGATGGCGGTGTTGGCACCTACTGGTGTCAGGTTCTGTGTTGGGCCCTGAGGCTACAGAgactaataaaaataacagcttgGCCAACCAAGGCCAACCCAGGCTGCCACTGTTCATGacaatgtttttaaaaccaaTCCAGGGAGATGTCCAGATTCTatccagaaaaggaaacagggaTTCAGAGAGGCTAAGGGACTTTTCTGAGCTCACATGGCAAGTCAGGTGCGCCAGGCCTCACAGTGGCCTTGCTCTGTTCATCTGCCTCCATTTCAGGGCCTCGGCCCTGCAGTTCCAAGGGAGAATAGGCCCAGTCTTGTCCTCACGCTGGACCAGGCAAGAGCACTTGGGACACTTACATTGAAGTTGCCAATCGATGAGGACTTCCGGGACAAGCTCAGTAATCTGTGGGGGAGTGGGGAAGCAAGCCaggtggggaagggaaagaacCGTCAGAGCCAGTGGCCCTGGCCCTGGAGAAGGGGGTCCCAAGCACCCCAATGCCTCCCTGATGCAGGAGTTCCCTCTACAGTCTTCAGACCAGGTGCTCCTGAGTCTGCTTGCCTGCTGCCTGTGATGGGACACTCACCACCTTTCATTACAGCACATGATTTCTCAAAGCTCAAACCGGTAGACTGGTTGTGACTCTTCCCTCTGGGACCCCCATTTGTGTCTATTGCTCCTGCCCAAGACCAGCTATGCAGAGGTTTACAGCCCAACTGGGCAGTCTCAGGTCCCTGCAGGACACAGAGCAGGAGCCCTTCCCGCGACCCCCTCCCCTGCACAATCTCCAGGAGGCACTAACATATGTTGGCACCAGAACAGGCCATGTGATGACCATCTGGTGGCTCTGTCCTTCTGTTCTGTATTCCAGTAACACATCCTCCATTTTCCACTCTGATTCCAAGTCATTCAGATGGACTGAACCCAAAGTCCCTTGGGTGAGTCTATgacccaggcctggccaatcagaGCATATTCCATCTCTCAGTCAAGTGACTGGCTTAGAGTTGGTCATGTGACCCAAACTACATCCAAGCCTTGGTAATTTTGTCAGAACCACTGGACAAGAGGCTTCGCTTGCCAGGGTCACTCTGCCACCCTGAGGGGAGAAGTGCCTGAGAATTTCCAACAAAGTGGGTAGCAAAGTCAGAGGAAGAGGGAGATAGATTCTCAAGGAGTTTGTTTGTGTGCCTGGATCCAACCACACCTGAAGGCAGACCTACCCCTAaagttaggccaggtgtggtggctcacgcctatcatcccagcactttgggaggccaaggcaggcggatcatgaggtcaagagatcgagaccatcctggctaacatggtgaaaccctgtctctactaaaaatacaaaaaattagccaggcgtggtggtagacgcttgtagtcccagcaactctggaggctgaggcaggagaatggcgtgaaccgggaggtggagcttgcagtgagctgagattgcaccactgcactccagcctggacgacacagcgagactccgtctcaaaagaaaaaaagaaaaaagaaagaactaccCCTAAAGTTTTCAATTATGTGAGCAAGGGATTCCCTTTGGGGTTTAAGCCAGTTAAAGTTGGAATTCTCTCTCTTGCAACTGAAGGAATCCCGACAGAATGAATCCTGAGGTGCTTCATTATTAAGGCAAGTACAAGAATTAATAGGGACTGAATGTTAAGCTAAGATGTTTGTAGTACCCTCCTCCCAAAGCATAAGAATAAAATAGGATAATGAATATAATGTATGCAGCCAGTGCCTCACATGTAGAGAGAGCTCcgtaaataaatgttagctgctattaGTATAAGGAAAGGCTTtgtggaggaggtggcatttgagctggaCCCTGACTCTCAGGTGACATTGGAATGGCATGGGTAAAGGCTTATTAATGGAAAAGGGGGCGTGATGACCAGATTCACTGTAAAAGAGCCTAGGGGAAGAGTGAGGGTAGAGGTGAAAGAACTTGAGAAGGGCCTTGAGTACCAGGCTAAGATTTGGGAAAAGATTATGCAGACAATGGGGAGCCATTGAGGGTTCTAGAGCAGGAAGAGTAACTAGAGCAGCCTCGTAGTTGGGGGTGTGCTGGGTGGATCAGCCCGGTAGTGTGGGGTGTGCTGGAGCAGAAGGCCAAATGTGAAGGTAACAGGGATGCCAGCATGGGGCAGCAGGGTCCTACCTGTCCAAAGAGGTGGCCATCTGCAGCCGGTTCTCACGCACTGAGTACTGGACTTTCAGATTGAAGCGCTGACATGGTGGGGAGGAAGCAGGGAAAAGGCAGTGTGTTCCCCACCATCAGGGCTGGCAAAGCCAGAGATGATCACCCTCCCAGCACCACCACAACTGCCAAGACAAAGCAGGGGATCTCTCTGTCCGTCCTCAGGAACTGAACCCAGCCATCTCCCCATAGCCCCAGCCCAAGCTTCTCATCCCTCCTTGTCCTGAGCCAGGGCAGCACCCCCCAAAATACCTGGCACCGTCAGTAGGTCCCTGCACACATCATACTATTGATCCGGGTCTTTGCACATGCTGGAAACTCTGCCTGGGGTGTCCTCTGTCCCCAGTTTCCCTGGTAAGACTCTTTGTCCCCAACCCTTCTCTGGCAAGCTCCTACTCAACCTTCAAAACATAGCTCAGCTATCACCTCCTCTTGGAAGCCCTTTGTGATTTCCCCAAATTGGATTTGGGATCTCCCTAGGCACCCATAGTCCCTTCAGCGCACCCTTCACTGCCTTTGTAGTTGCTGAAGAATGTtgcagggaggaaagagaaggaaggactAAGCCACTGACCCTCCATTTGCTGGGCTTTCCAGCCATTCAAAGGTTCAATGGCAGAGTCAAGGATCAGACATAATCAAAATTAACTGAGAACTCTGTGATCCATGACTTGGCTATCAACTAAAAATCCCATCTCCAGCCTTGAATATCCAAGCGGTTGGGAATAAACGGGGAAGGGAACGATTTCCCTCACCACTTCTAGGAGAAAGACGGACATTGGAGCCTTGCCCCTCTGCCAAGCTGAAAACATCTCCAGGTGCCGTGGAAGTGTAGCAGGCTCTTGCCTGTCTTCATTGTGACCTTGGGAGGCTTCTTTATCTTGATCTGGGTTGTCAAGGGCGTTGACTTGGGATAAGCTACAGACACCTACAGAAGCCAGAACACTTCACTCAGGGCCAGTCCTTAGACTGGTGGCTTCAGTTGAAATAAGGGCTCCCTCAAGACATGGGTAATTTCTACCTTGGACACAGGAAGTACAACATGCAAAGGCCAGGATGTGTCTAtcaggaaataaaagaaacaaaatacacaatCTGGCTATTCTCTAATGGACATAGAAAGTACAATGCACAAAAGTAGAGCTGTTTTCTACGTTGGACTCAAAAAGTActttatgaagaagaaaagatgttTCAACGTTGGACAAGGAACATGTGGCGTGAGAAGCTGTCTCCCAAGTCCCACTGGAGGACAGACTGGAGGACAATAGGGCAGGACAGGGTGCAGTGGTGATGGGGAGGTGGGGCACtcacttcaggaatgaagccagcCAGTGTCTCGGTGGTTTGTGGGGGCAGCTCACcaatctacaaaataaaagtcaAGGTTAGGGTTGCTGGAGTCCTCCCTGGCCCATCCTAACAAACATCTCCACTGACGTAATAAAGTGTACCCTTTGAGGCTCCCTTCATCACAATACTTACCACTCTGGGTTTAACTAAATATTGTGCTTTCTGGGTAGCCCAGGTGATGACTTACACATTTCAGTGCTCATAACTCTTAGCACAAGGTCAAATGCTGAGAAAATGTTGTTGAATGAAAATGCAGGAAGATAGATGGGAGAGTGGTAGATGTGATGGGTAAAGGGGATGGGTAGATCTATTTGGAGATGAATAGACAGATGAATGGGGAAATGGATAAACAGATACGTGGGTAAATGGGTGGGaggatgatgaatggatggatgggtaggtggaaaTCTAGGGAAGAATACATGGAAGGATGATGTGTGGATGGAAAGATGGGTGGTGGATGAATGAAAGGAGTGGTGGATAGGAGGATAGGTGGATGGGAAGATGGTGGAGTAGAATGATAAATGGATGAGAAAATAGATGAATGGACTGatgggtgggaggatggatgaGAAGGTACATGGATGAATGGTAAACAGATGGTTGGGAAGATGAATGGATAGATCAGTGGGGAAAGAATGGACAggtgggtggatggttggatAGATGGATGGCTGAATGAGTGGATGAGTAGGAGGATGGATAAGGTAAAGTTGGGTGGATGTAGTGGTGTCTGGGTGGTAAAAGGCAGgtacatacattcattcattcaacagtatCAGACTTTGATACTGGTGGATGGATGGCCAAGATATTAGAGATGCAGGTTGATAAACGGTTGGTTGTATGGACAGATGGATGTACAGATGAGTAGATGGTAGTTATATGGACAGAGGGATGGTGGGTAGTGAGATGAACTGCTGAGAGAAACTCAAATCAGTCCTGCATCTTCCAGTCCTAGTGTTGCCCACAAGGCCAGGATAATTTTCATAATAGAAAAACTAGGCAGGGACTGCATTGTAATGGACAGAGGCAGATGGGATGGGGAACTGAACAGCTCACCATCGTATCCTGGACATTCACATGAAAGGACTTCTGCAGAAGGGCAAGCTCTGTGGAAAGGAGGGTGTCTGGGAGCAGCAGCTGCGACGAACCTTCAGCATGACCCTTGGGGAACACGAGGGCCTCCCCGGCATCAGCAAGCTTGATGGGTTTGCCGTTTTGCTGCTGCACCACAGGCTGTGGGGCAGCGGGAGAGAGACACTCAGCCTTGGCCAAGAGGGACGGTGGCCAGGAGTGTCTCAGTCCTCTGAGCAAGTGGGGCTCCAGCCAAACCCAAAGtcagcaaatcaataaatgtttttaatagaaCCACAACGGGCTACAGTGGGGCCAACCCTCCCAGTGTACAGTGGGTAGACTGAGGCCTGGGAGGATAAGGGAGTCGGTCACTAAACCACTGGCACTTTCTCCTAGCACTGCTTTGGTAGCCTCAGTTGCTCTGAGTGGTTGGGGCCTTCATTTATTCAGAACATGATTTCTGCCTTGTTCTCAAAAGAAAGAGGCAGGCGGAAATGGACACGGAGCATGTAAGAACCCTGCTGGAGGAAGACTTCGCAGGGAGGTGATGTCTTAGCATTTTACTTCGCATTCCTGGAAGATGCATCTCACCCCTTCACCTGGAGCTCTGGAGATCTGGGTGAGGGCCCAATTCTGACACCAACTCGCTGCAGAACCCTAGCCCAGTCCTACCCTCCCGCTAGGCCTCAGTGTTCCCATCTGTACAATGGCAGGGTACAACTGGGTGAGCCACTCACTAGGAGAAGCAAACAGCCTAGCGGGCAACATGAGTGTGAAGTCAGCAGCCTCAGAAGCCAGCTGGGGCACTGAAGGTTCACATTTATTGCAGAAAGAGGGAGAGGCCCAGGGCCCACAAACACACTCATGGCATTGACCTCCAGGGCTTGAggggcctccctccctccacagccCTAGTCCAGCCACCTGTCCTGGCAGAAGCAGCACCCACTACCCAGACCAGTGAGCCTGAGACCCCAGCCCCCAGGTGGCCCCTGTCGCTTACACTGAAGTCCAGTTGGAtgtagctggctgtggtggccgGTGTGGATGTCAGGACATATTTGATGGTGCCCATCTGGCCCACGGGCATGGGGTCTGTGTGAAAAGGAGGTTCCACTAAAAGAGGCACCAACCCCAGGAACAGCCCAGAGAAGCTGGCACCAGCCAGCGGCTACCTACGCCTGTCCCTCCATGTGACTCAAGGCAAATTGCTTAGCACCTCTGGGCCTCTGTAacttcatctgtagaatggaggccatggtgcctggcctggaaAATCACATCACTCAGCCAGCACAGAGCTTGAGAGTTCACCAAGGGCCGTCACTGCTTGGACCTTGCAACAGACTGGCATGGTCAGGATTATCAGCTCTATTTCACAGCTGAGCAAACTGAGGCTGAGAAGAGTGAAGTGACTTTTCCCAGTCCACAGTGCTGGGGACATGAATGAGTTTT from Macaca thibetana thibetana isolate TM-01 chromosome 10, ASM2454274v1, whole genome shotgun sequence harbors:
- the BPIFB6 gene encoding LOW QUALITY PROTEIN: BPI fold-containing family B member 6 (The sequence of the model RefSeq protein was modified relative to this genomic sequence to represent the inferred CDS: inserted 1 base in 1 codon), producing MLRILCLALCSLLTHARADPGALLRLGMDIMNQVQSAMDESHILEKMAAEAGKKQPGMKPIKGITNLKVKDVQLPVITLNFVPGVGIFQCVSTGMTITGKSFMGGNMEIIVALNITATNQLLRDEETGLPVFKSEGCEVILVSVKTNLPSNMLPKVVNKFLDSTLHKVLPGLMCPAIDAVLVYVNRKWTNLSDPMPVGQMGTIKYVLTSTPATTASYIQLDFSPVVQQQNGKPIKLADAGEALVFPKGHAEGSSQLLLPDTLLSTELALLQKSFHVNVQDTMIGELPPQTTETLAGFIPEVSVAYPKSTPLTTQIKIKKPPKVTMKTGKSLLHFHGTXEMFSAWQRGKAPMSVFLLEVRFNLKVQYSVRENRLQMATSLDRLLSLSRKSSSIGNFNEKELTGFITDYLEEAYIPVVNDVLQVGLPLPDFLAMNYNLAELDVVENALMLDLKLG